In Silene latifolia isolate original U9 population chromosome X, ASM4854445v1, whole genome shotgun sequence, the following proteins share a genomic window:
- the LOC141623767 gene encoding uncharacterized protein At4g28440-like isoform X2, whose product MADSKEGMRKPVFSKVEQLRPGTSGHNLVVKVVDAKLVMQRGRPDGQQLRQMRLAECLVGDETGIIVFTARNDQVDKMIKGSTVTMRNAKIDMFKGSMRLAGDKWGRIEEASPADFSVKEDNNLSLIEYELVNIVEG is encoded by the exons ATGGCTGACTCAAAAGAAGGGATGAGGAAGCCAGTATTCTCCAAAGTTGAGCAGCTCCGGCCTGGTACTAGTGGCCATAACCTTGTTGTCAAGGTTGTTGATGCAAAACTAGTAATGCAGAGAGGCAGGCCTGATGGACAACAATTACGACAAATGCGACTTGCTGAATGTTTGGTTGGAGATGAGACTGGAATCATAGTCTTTACGGCTAGGAATGATCAAG TGGATAAGATGATAAAAGGGAGTACAGTTACAATGAGGAATGCAAAAATTGACATGTTCAAAGGATCAATGAGGCTTGCTGGGGATAAATGGGGTCGTATCGAGGAGGCGAGTCCCGCAGATTTTTCCGTCAAGGAAGATAACAACCTCTCTCTGATTGAGTACGAACTTGTGAACATTGTCGAAGGTTGA
- the LOC141623767 gene encoding uncharacterized protein At4g28440-like isoform X1 — protein MADSKEGMRKPVFSKVEQLRPGTSGHNLVVKVVDAKLVMQRGRPDGQQLRQMRLAECLVGDETGIIVFTARNDQDGHYCDSHEVIIHEEMCVLTNWDAFVLPVDKMIKGSTVTMRNAKIDMFKGSMRLAGDKWGRIEEASPADFSVKEDNNLSLIEYELVNIVEG, from the exons ATGGCTGACTCAAAAGAAGGGATGAGGAAGCCAGTATTCTCCAAAGTTGAGCAGCTCCGGCCTGGTACTAGTGGCCATAACCTTGTTGTCAAGGTTGTTGATGCAAAACTAGTAATGCAGAGAGGCAGGCCTGATGGACAACAATTACGACAAATGCGACTTGCTGAATGTTTGGTTGGAGATGAGACTGGAATCATAGTCTTTACGGCTAGGAATGATCAAG ATGGCCATTACTGTGATTCGCATGAAGTGATTATACATGAAGAGATGTGTGTGTTAACAAATTGGGATGCTTTTGTTCTTCCAGTGGATAAGATGATAAAAGGGAGTACAGTTACAATGAGGAATGCAAAAATTGACATGTTCAAAGGATCAATGAGGCTTGCTGGGGATAAATGGGGTCGTATCGAGGAGGCGAGTCCCGCAGATTTTTCCGTCAAGGAAGATAACAACCTCTCTCTGATTGAGTACGAACTTGTGAACATTGTCGAAGGTTGA